One window of the Octopus sinensis unplaced genomic scaffold, ASM634580v1 Contig18871, whole genome shotgun sequence genome contains the following:
- the LOC115231776 gene encoding glycine-rich cell wall structural protein 1.0-like — MFAVDDDGCGGERGVDDCHECSEVVSTGGGGGGGVCGGGGGGRGSGGGGSGSGGGGSGGGGGGGGGGGGGGGSGGGGSGGGGSGGGGGGRGGGRGGGRGGGRGGGRGGGRGGGRGGGRGGGGGGGGGGGGGCA; from the coding sequence ATGTTTGCCGTTGATGACGATGGTTGCGGTGGTGAACGTGGCGTGGATGATTGTCACGAGTGCTCGGAGGTGGTGAGTACtggtggcggaggcggcggcggagtTTGTGGCGGCGGAGGCGGTGGCAGAGGCAGTGGCGGaggcggcagcggcagcggcggAGGCGGcagcggcggaggcggcggaggcggcggaggcggcggaggcggcggaggcAGCGGCGGCGGAGGCAGCGGCGGTGGAGGCAGCGGCGGTGGAGGCGGCGGCAGGGGCGGCGGCAGGGGCGGCGGCAGGGGCGGCGGCAGGGGCGGCGGCAGGGGCGGCGGCAGGGGCGGCGGCAGGGGCGGCGGCAGGGGCGGCGGCGGAGGAGGCGGAGGTGGTGGCGGCGGAGGATGCGCAG